Part of the Solwaraspora sp. WMMA2065 genome is shown below.
CGGCGGCGACGTCGCGGCGGCCGCCGGCGGGATCCGGATCGACGGCAGGCCGCAGTCCGCCTGGAGCTCGACCGAACTGGCGCTGCGCCGGGCGGTGCTGACCCAGCGCAGCGTGTTGTCATTCCCGTTCACCGTGGCCGAGGTGGTCCGGATGGGCCGGGCACCGTGGGCCGGGCTGTCCGCCGAGGAGTCCGACGATCCGATCGTCGACGAGTGTCTGGCCGCCACCGACGTGGCGCAGTTCGCGGGCCGCACCTTCACCTCGCTGTCCGGCGGCGAGCAGGCCCGCGCCGCGTTGGCCCGGGTGCTGGCCCAGCGGGCCGCCGCGCTGCTGCTCGACGAACCGACCGCCGCGCTCGACCTGCACCACCAGGAGCTGGTACTACGGCTCGCCCGACAGCGGGCCGCCGCCGGTGACGCCGTCGTGGTGGTGCTGCACGACCTCGGTCTGGCCGGCGCGTACGCGGACCGGATCGCGTTGCTGTCGGCCGGTCGGCTGCGGACCGTCGGACCGCCCGAGCAGGTCCTCACCGGTGCGCTGCTCAGCGAGGTATACCGGCACGACATCGAGGTGTTGCCGCACCCCGAGACCCGACTCCCGCTGGTCGTTCCGCGACGGCAGCATCCGACCCGGCAAGGAAAGGAACCCCGAGTTGAGTGACACCTTCTCCGCCCGGCTACGGGCGGCAAGCTGGCAGGACCACCAAGCGGCCGAGTCCCAGCGGTACGTCTCCGCGCTGGTCGCCGGGGAGCTGCCCCGACAGCGGTACGCCGACCTGGTCGCCCAGCACCACTTCATCTACCAGGTGCTGGAGGAGGCGGCCGACGCGATGCGCGAGGATCCGCTGGCCGGCGACTTCGTCGACGACCGGTTGACCCGGTTGCCGGCGTTGGAAGCCGACCTGGCGTACCTGCTCGGCCCGGACTGGGCCGGCCGGGTCGGCCCGAACCTGGCGACCCGCCGCTACGTCGCCCGGATGCAGGAGGTCTGCTTCACCTTCGCGCCGGCGTTCATCGCCCACCACTACACCCGGTACCTCGGCGACCTGTCCGGCGGGTTGTTCATCGGCCGTCAGGTGGCGCAGACATACGGGCTGACCGAGGAGGGCGGCGTGGCGTTCTACCACTTCGCCGGCATCGACGATCCGCGCGGGTACAAGAACGCGTACCGGGCCCGGCTGGACGCCCTGCCGCTGGACGTCACCGCCGAGGCGGCTCTGGTCGGTGAGGTGGCGGTGGCCTACCGGCACAACTCGGCGGTCCTCGCCGAGCTGGGCCAGGAGCAGGAGCCGAAGTCGGTGGCGTCGGAGTCGATGGAGTCGGCGGCGTGAGCGCGGCGCAGGGCCAGGCCGGGCCGACGCAGGGCCAGCCGACCGACCCGTTCACCGCCGAGGTGGTCGCCCAGGTTGCCCGGCACATGAACGACGACCACGCCGCCGACTCGTTGCTGATCTGCCGGTCGCTGGGTGGCACCCCGCAGGCGTCGGCTGCCCGGATGACCGACCTGGACGCCGACGGCATCGATTTCGCGGCCACCGTGGCCGGCGTCGAGGTGCCGGTCCGGGTGCCGTTCGCGTACCGACTCACCGAACGGGTCCAGGTCCGCCACGAGGTGGTCCGGATGTACCAGGAGGCCTGCGCCCAACTGGGCGTCACGCCCCGCCCGGCGGACGGCTGACCGGCAAGCGAGCGGAGCCCTCCGGCGTATGCGACGATCGCAAAATGGTTGCCAAACGGCATCGCGGGCATATCGCCCGCACCGGTGTCGCGGTGCGACTCGCCGCCTGGCTGGTGTCGGCCGTCGCCGTACTGTCGATCGCCGGGTGCACCGGGATCGGGATCGGCGAAGCACCCGAGTCCGGCAGCGCGACGTACTCGGCGTGGGGGCTGAACGAGGCGTCCAGCGCGCTGACCGGCTCCGACCGGATGATCGTCCTCAACGGCGACGTGCAGCGCAGCGAGCAGGAGTTCTTCCAGGTACGCGGGGTGTGGGGGCCGGACGGCTTCACCCTCGACGAGACGTCCGCGACCAAGGTACGGGCGTTGGCCGGCCAACTGCCGCAACGCACAGGTGACCCGGACTGTCACCGGCTGGTCCTGGTCAACCACGGCTTCTTCGGCGGCGGGGCGATCGCCGTGGTCGACCCGGAGGAGTTCCCGCCCGACGAGCCGGTGGTCGCCCGGCCACTGAACTGACCTCGCCTGCCAGGGCTGATGCCGCAGGTACATCAAGATGCACCTGCGGCATCGAGCTCGACCGGCACCCCCGCCCCGGGGCGGGCATTGATTTCAGACGGTTCTAGCCGGTGGTCACGGTTGGTGCCGCGTCGCAGGGCAGACCGTTGAGAGTGAACCCGGCCGGTGCCGGTCCGGCACCTGCGCCGCCGCTGCCGAGGAAGCCGAATTCGACCCGGCCACCGGCGGGCAGTGACGCGTTCCAGGCGGCGTTGGTGGCGGTCACCGTCGACTCATCCTGGGTGATCACCGCGTTCCAGGCGACCGCGACCTGCTGTACACCCGCGAACGACCAGCCGAGCGACCAGCCGTCGATCGGCTCGTCACCCGTGTTGGTGACGCCCACCGTCACGGTGAAACCCGATCCCCAGTCGCTGTCCACCCGGTAGTCGACCAGGCACTCGGCGACCGGATCCGGTTCGTCGGCCTCGAAAGTGATCCGGTGCAACTGGCCGGGCAGGTCGTTGGCGAGGTAGAACTCGCCGTCCGCAGCCACCGCGAGGGTGGTCGGCTGGATCGGCAGCTCGCCGATGACCGCTGTGTCGTACCCACCGTCCGCGTCGGGCCGAATCGCGTACGCGGTCGCCGAGCAGTAGTCGGTGGCCAGGTAGGTGCCGGCGGCGGCGGATTCGCTGCCCCGGTAGACGTGGCCGCCGATCACAGCGCAGCCGCCGACCGAGGTCTGGTAATGGAACACCGGGTCGACGTACTCGGCGGCCGGGTCGCACCGCTGCGGATCGAACTCGACCGGGCCTTCCCGGCAGGACCAGCCGAGGTTGGCACCGGCCACCCCGCGCAGATGGTTGACCTCCTCGTAGCTGCCCTGTCCGACGTCGGCGATCCACAGCGAGCCGTCCGCCGGGTCGAACGAGAACCGCCACGGGTTGCGCAGGCCGTACGCCCAGATCTCGGCGCGGGCGCCGGCTTCGTCGACGAACGGATTGTCCGTCGGTACGCAGTACGCAAGGTCGCCGCAGGCGGCCGAGACGTCCAGCCGGAGGATCTTGCCGAGCAGGGTGCCGAGATCCTGACCGGTGCCGAGCACGTCGTCGGCGCCGCCGCCGTCGCCGATGCTCCAGTAGAGGTGGCCGTCCGGGCCGAAGGCCAACTGTCCGCCGTTGTGGTTGGCGTACTCGGCGTGCGGCTGGCTCAGCAGGATCTCCTCCCGGTCGGCCGGCACCGGCTGCTGGTCGGCGGCCTCCAGTGGCAGCCGGGACAGGGTGACCGCGCCGTCGGGCAGCGCGGTGTACGCCAGGTAGATCGCCGGGTCGGCGGCGAATCCGGGGGACGTGGCGATGCCCAGCAGGCCGCGTTCGTTGCCGGAGGTGTCGACCCGGTCGCTGATGTCCAGCAGCGCCGCCTCGGCCAGGCCGGAGGCCGGGTGGTAGATGCGCACCCGACCGGCCTTCTCGGTGATGAACAGCCGGCCGCTGCCGTCGTCCGGGGCCACCATCGCGGTCGGTCGTTGCAGCCCGAAGGCGACCTGGGTGCTGGTGACGGAGATCTGGTCGAGTGGCACCTCGGCGGCCGCCGAGGTCGCCGCCGAGGTGAGGTCGGCGGGCTCGGCGTGCGGGTCGGTGTACGGCGTGGCGTGAGCTGCGGTTGCGGACAGCGCCAGCGCGGTCGCGGCGAGTGTCGTCGCGGCGACCCGCCAACCAGCCAACGCATAAGATCGAGAATCTCTCATATTCATGATGATCAGCTTATGGCCGGGGTGACCCGATCGCCACGCCTCCGCCACCCGGCGGACACAGATTGCACCACTCAGAGTAGTCAAACGGGCGCACATAGTGGTTACTCTGGGTACATGGAGCCGGACTCCCCCGACCCGATCCAGATCGCCGAACTGGTGATCGCCTGGTCCGGTGGGATAATCGCGGCTTTTGCCCTTTTGGTCACTGCGTTGACGGTGGTCTTCGTCTTCGCGGGTTTCGTCGGTGTCCGTGAACTGCGCACCATCCGGCGCACCGGCGCCCGCGCCCGGCTGGAGCTCGACCGCCAACGGGTGGTCGCCGAGGAGATCGTCGCGCAGGCCGACCGGGCCATCGACCAGGCGGAAACCCTCTCCGAGCAGGCCGACACGCTGGTCGGCCGGGTGGAGACGGCGGTCGGCCGGGCCGAACGCCAGTCCGAGCAGGTACACCTGCTGATCGAGGACATGCGGTCCCGGCTGAGCGACTTCGATCACCGGTTGACCACCCAGGTCGAGGTCTCCTACCTGTTCAATCAGGGAGAGGCCGCGTACTGGGAGGGCTACTACGAGAAGGCGGTGGAATGCCTGCGCCGGGCGGTCGAACTCGATCCGCGTAACCCCCGGGTGCGCTACCGGTTGGGCCGGTCGCTGACCAACCTCGGCGAGGACGCCGCCGCCGAGGAGGAGTTGACCACCGCCATGGCGCACCGGTTGCCGACCGACGCCGCCGACCGGGCGCTGGCCCTGCTGCACCGCTACGCACGGCCGGACCGGGCGCTGGCCTACGCCCGCAACTCGACCAAGCACGGCCCGCACGACGCGCAGAACTGGAATTGTCTTGGGCTGCTGCTCCGCGACAACGGCGACTTCACCGCCGCCCGGGATGCCCACCAGCAGGCCAACCGGTTGGACCAGGAACTTGTCTCCACCCCGTTCTTCCTGGCGCTGCTCGCCGCCCACGGCCAGGCGCTGCCACACGCCCGGGACCGCTCCGCCGAAGCGATCAGCCGGCTCGACTCCAGCGAACGCCGGGCCAAGATCAAGCCCATGTGGGCGTCGTTGATCCGGTGGACCGACGAGGTGCTGCGCGGCAACTACGCCGAGGCCGACCTGCACGCCGCGGTGCTCTACCAGACCTGCAAGTCGAGTCGGCGGGCCCGGGAGATCTGTGACCACATGGACTTCCTGCTGCGGTCACTGGCCCGCGAGGAGCACCGGGACCGTTACCTCGGGGCCATCGAACGCACCTGGCTGACCAGCCGGCCCTGCTGACTATCTGCCCGCTGGCTTGCAGCCTGCCGACCGCCGCTATCCCTGTTTGCCGGCCGCTCCGGAGATGGCCGCCACGCCGACTGCGGCGAGCGCCACCTGCAACGCGAGCTCGATCCAGTCGACGCCCCGGGTCTCGGCCACCCCGAACAGGCTGGCGACCAGGGTGCCGAGCAGCGCCGCCACCACACCGATCAGCAAGGTGACCCAGATCTTCAGCTTCTGCTTGCCCGGGACGACCAGCCGCCCGAGCGCTCCAACGATGAGACCGATGATCAGCGCCGAGAAGATTCCGTCGATTTCCACCGCATACCCCCTGTACCGGTCGGCTGGCCGCCCCTACCGCACTGTCGGCCCTCTCCTACCACCATGCCAGAACCAGGCAACGACGCCCATTGCGTCAAGCACCGGACAACCATCGATGAATCACAGTAGATAGTCGCACTGAGCTGGATCTTCTCAGCAGGTTCGCAGCATGACGCGATAATCTCTCGGGTAAGACAGAGCTGTCCTGCCCTCGTCACCCCTCGACTGGAGCATCGGCATGTCGGCACCGGACGCGCCCGCCACGACAGCCCTCCGAGCCCTCCGCGGAACGCCGATCTGGGCGGTGCTGACCATCGCCGTCGGCGCGCTGCTCATGGCGACCAGCGCGACCGCGGTCGTCGGCGGCAAGCTGCTGATCGACCGGTACACGAGTCGAATCCAGCAGCAGGACCTGCTGGCCGGTGCCGCGAAGGTCCCACAGGAGCCCGACGGCGAGGCGCTGGACGGCCCGATCACCATGCTGCTGCTCGGCGTGGACGAACGGGGCAGCCGACCTGGCGAGATGCGGTCCGACACGATCATCATCCTGCACGTGCCGGCCACCCACGATCAGGCGTACCTGGTGTCGGTCCCCCGGGACACCTGGGTCGAGGCGCCGGCGTTCGAGCCGAGCGGATACCCCGGCGGCGAGTCGAAGATCACTGACGTGTTCCGGGCCGGCTCGCGCAACGGAGTCGGCCGGGCCGGCGGCGCGCAACTCGTCGCACTCACCCTCAAGGACCTGACCGGCATCGAGTTCGACGGCGCGGCGATCATCGACTTCGGCGGTTTCCGGAATGTCATCGACGCACTCGGCGGGGTTCGGATGTGCGTTGACCAGCGGGTGAAGTCGCAGCACATGCGGCTGGTCGACGGCGAGCCCAGCTGGCTGGCCGAGGCCCGCGAGGTCGGCGGCGGCGAGGAGCTGTGGCACGAGGAGGGCTGCAAGCGGATGGCCGGGTGGGAGGCGCTGGACTACTCCCGCCAGCGCTACGGCCTGCCGAACGGGGACTACGACCGGCAGCGTCACCAGCGGCAGCTGCTGAAGGCCATGGTGCAGGAGGCGAGCAGCACCGGCGTACTGACCAACCCGGCGAAGATCGACCGGGTGATCACCGCGGCCGGCAAGGCCTTCGTACTGGACACCGGCGGCGTCCCGATCGCCGATTTCGTATTCACCCTGCGCGGGATCACCGCGAACGACCTCATCATGGTGAAGACCAACGGTGGCGGGTTCAATCCGGCCGGATTCAGCAGTACGGCGGCCGAACGGCTCACGCCGGAGAGCCTGGAGATGTTCGACGCGGTACGGACCGGCACACTGGACGACTACCTGTTGGCCAACCCGGACGCCGTCCAGCGGGATTGACCGTCCGACTCATCGGGACATCCGTCACCGTGATTCCCGCCGCACGGTCCACATCGGTACGGTGTCTCCATGACCGCCGCGTACCCGGTCCGGGTCAGCTTCACCAATCACGTCACCGCCGCCGACTGGCAGGCACTGCAACAGGCCGGGCAGCCGGTCCAGCTAGGCCGCAAACATGGTCTCTTCCTGCAGGACGAGCAGAGCCGCGACGTGTTCCTGCTGCTCGGCGGGGCGGTCAAGGTGTACCGGACCGAGGCCAACGGCAGCGAGACGATGCTGACCGTCCGGTCTACTGGGGATCTGCTCGGTGACATCGCCGCGCTGGACGGCACGCCCCGGTCGGCCAGTGTCTCGGTGCTGCGCCCGGTCACTGCCCGGAAGCTGACCACCGAACAGTTCCTCGCCGTGGTCGACGACCGCGACCTGCACCCCGCGCTGCGCCGCTACACCAACGCCCGGCTGCGTGAATCCGACGAGCAGCGGGTGGAGATCGCCTCGCTGCCGGTGCCGCAACGGCTCGCCAGGGCGCTACTCCGGCTCGCCAAGGCCAGCCCGGACGGCCCGAACCAGGTCTCGCTCGACCTCGGGCTCTCCCAGGACGGCCTGGCCCAACTGATCGGGGCGTCCCGCAACGCGGTAGTGACCGCGATCAGCCGGTTCCGTGACGACCGGTTGATCGCGACCGCACCCCGCCGGTTCATGCTGCTCGACCTCGGCCGGCTCGCCCGGATCGGATACAGCGGACCACGGTCCGGCAGCCACTCGTCGACCTGAGTATCCGCCGGCCTGAATGCCTGTCGACCGAACAGCAGACTTTGGGAAACCGATTGTCTGGGCGGAGCCGCGATCAGTTCGGTCCGGGTCGCGGACCGGCCACCCGGTGACCATCTTGGTCCATTGATGGCCGCGTTGCCCACTGGTTGGCAGAAAACATCGGGCAACTTGGGCACGATGCGGAGCCGACGAAACTCGACCTTCGACAGGAGCACCGGTGGTCGTCACCCCTCCGCCATTCACCGTGACCCGGGAGTTGCCGCCATACACCGGCATCCTCGCCGTCGACGCCAAAGGTTTCACCGCCGAGCCCGGCGGCACCCATCAGGACATCAACCAGCTCATTCCCCAATTGGTCCAGCAGGCCTTCGACGCGGCGGCGATCGGCGAAGCCTGGCAGGACCCGCTGTTCTACGGCGACAGCGGCGACGGGCTCGCGATCGGCGTACCGACCCGGCTGCTCCCCGCCCTGGTGCACCCGTTCCTGGCGGTGCTGCAGCACGTGCTGGCCGAATACAACGCCGGTGTCTCGCGCGGCCAGCCGGTCATCCGGCTGCGTGCCAGCCTGCACGTCGGGCCGCTGCCGGTCGATCCGGACCGGCCGGAGCGGGCCGGCAACGGCACCGCCCGCAACGAGACGCACCGGCTACTCGACTCCGACGCGGTCCGGATCATGCTCGACTCGGCCCAGCCGACGATCACCCACGTCGCGGCGATCCTGTCCGACCGGGTCTTCACCGACGTCGTCCGGGCCGGCTACACCAGCCGGCATCCGGACCACTTCATCGAGGTCTCGGCGACCGTGCCGGGCAAGAGCTTCAGCCAGCAGGCCTGGCTGTACGTGCCGGAGCCGTCCGGCAGTCTGCTGGCGGTGCCACGGTTCGCCCCGCAGCCGACGGTGCCCGAGTCAGCGGGCGGCCCGGCGGCACCGGACAGCGAACGCGCACCCACCGGCAACGCCGGCGGTCGACAGCCCGCGCAGACCGGCGAGCTGCGAATCCGCAGCAACTCCGGGCAGGCGGCCAACCAGGTCAACGGTGGGATGTGGCAGTCCCGGGGCGGACGTCACGGATGATCCGTACCGACCGGAACCTGCCGGAACTCGCCGAGCCCGACCGGCCGGAGCCGGCCGACCAGGACCTACCGGAGCTCGCCGACCGGGACCTACCGGAGCTGGCTGACCTCGATGACCTCGACGCGCTGGACGAGCTCGACGGCGGCGGTACCGACCTGCCAGCCGGCGGCACCGGTGCCGCCGTGACCGTCGACCACAACGACGGGCAGGTCGCCAACGTCGTCTACGGCGGTCTGCACCAGTACGTCCAGCGGGTACGGGACTACCACGAGCTCAGTGCCGAGTACGTGCGGGACCGGCTGGCCGGATTCGTCGACCCGGGCTACCGCACCGTCGCAGGCGACCGGCTGACCGCCGAGACCGCGGTCGCCCGGATGCGTCGGGACGGCGGAGTGATCCTGGTCGGCGGCCCCGGGACCGGGCGGTACACGGCCGCGCTGCGGCTGCTGCACGGCACCGGGCTACGGCTGCGGGAGATCCGGCCGACTTTCGACCCTGCCCGTGGCGAACAGCTGACCATCGCGGAGCTGCCGGTCGCGCCGGGCTACGCGTACCTGCTCGAACTGCCCGAACACGCCCCGCACATCCGGTACGGCTTTGCCCGGGACATCGCTGCCTACTGCGACAGCCTGGCCCGGCGGGGTTCGGCCATCGCGGTCACCGTCACCGGTACGACCTGGGAGCAGCTCGGCGCGGTACGCGACGGCCCGGTGCTGCACGTGGCGGCACCACCCGCCGATCTGGTCCTCGGCCGGCGGCTGCATCAGCTTCGGCCGGATCTGGCGCTCGACTGGCTGACCGGTCAGCCGCAGATCGCCGAGCTGTTGGTTGACGCGTCACCCGCCGAAGCGGTCCGGCTGGCCCAGCTCGCCGCCGACGTGCTGACCGCCCAGCCTGGGCCGGCCGGCCCGCCGGTCACCGCCGGAACCGACGCCGGCCGGCAACTGGTCGAGGCGCTGGTCTCGGCGTACCGCAACTGGGAGGTGGAGCTGACCGCCTGGTTCCACCACCATCCCGACCCACGCCACCGGGCGTTCCTGGTCGCCGCCGCAGCGTTGGAGGGTGCCCCGGCGGGACGGGTGCTCAGTGCCGCCGAGGCGCTCGACGCCCGGCTCGCCGGCACCGACGCACCACCGGCCAGCCTCGGGCACGCTGGCGTCCGTACCCTGGTCGAGACCGTCGACGCGTACCTCGACGACGATCACACGGTCCGCTACCGCCGGGCCCGGTACGCCGAGGCGGTGCTCGATTTCGTCATCACCGACCGGGCCGACACGTTCCAGCGCGAACTGTGGCGGTGGGTGTCCGAGCTGCCGCTGCGGGGCGGACAGCGGCGCGGTCCCGTCGACCGTGCGTTGGCCACCCGCAGCGCCGAACTGGTGCTGCACACCGCGCTCCGGCGGCGTACCCCCGAGATTCTCAGCCAGGTGGCACCGGCCTGGAGCCGGCGCGCCGGGCTGCGCGGGGCGCTGGTACACGTGCTGGGCATCGCCGCGCTCAGCCCGGAGATCGGTGCCGCCGTCCGCCAGCAGCTCTACCGCTGGGCGCAGGGCAGCAGCAACCCGGCCGTGCTGATCGCGGTGGCCGAGGTCTGCGGTGGCGAGTTCGCCGACTTCTACCTCGAACAGGCGATGGTCCGGCTGGGCCACCTGGCCCGGCACGACATCGCCGAGGTCGACGAGGCGGTACTCACCGCGCTGGCGGCACTGTGGCGGCGGCCGGCGCTGCGCCAGCCGGTGCTGCTGCGGTTGGCGCACTGGCTGGCCGACGACCAGCCGCGGCGGGCCGCGCTCGCCGCCGTCGCGCTGAATCTACTCGGCCGGCCGGAGCAGCCTCGGGCCGGCGACGGCCCAGCGCACGGCCCAGTCGACCCGGCGCACGGACCAGCCGACCAGCCCACCGGGCCACAGGCGCCGGTCCGGCAGCCCGACCGGGTGCTCGCCGAACTCGTCGTGGCCACCCCGGTGGTCCAGGACGCGATCGGGGTGGCGCTGGGCCGCGTGCTGGACGTCCGGCAGCTGCCGGGCAGCGTCGAAGCTCTGCTGCACCGGTGGTTCGACGACGCGGCGGCCGACCCCGGGCTGGTCGACGCGCTCACCCACGTCCTCGGCCGCACCGTCACCGCCGGTCCCGCCGCCGCCCGGCGGGTGGCCCGGCTGCGCGCGCTGCTGACCGCCTGGCCGGCCACCGACGACCCGGCGCGTCAGGCGGAACTCCGCCGGCACCTCGTCGACCAGCTGCGCCGTGCGAACCCGATCGCGGCCTGCCCCCGGCCCGCACCGCTACTGCCGTCTCTGCTCTCCAGTGCCGCCGAGGAGTTGTGATGCCCGGTTTCTTCGACGTGTTCCGTAGCAGCCCCGTACCGGTGCTGCCCGGTCCGGACCAGGACGAGTTCACCGACCGGCTACCGGCAGCGCTGTCCGGCACCGAGTTCGTCGCCACGTTCGCCACTGCGTGGCAGCCGCTGCGCCAGCATGACCGGGCCGCCGCCACTGTCCGCTGGTG
Proteins encoded:
- a CDS encoding heme ABC transporter ATP-binding protein, whose product is MSPPPARLLGRRTPVRVPASRPAGTALIEIDQLRVELGGRAVLDQVDLVVHTGEVIALVGPNGAGKSTLLAAIGGDVAAAAGGIRIDGRPQSAWSSTELALRRAVLTQRSVLSFPFTVAEVVRMGRAPWAGLSAEESDDPIVDECLAATDVAQFAGRTFTSLSGGEQARAALARVLAQRAAALLLDEPTAALDLHHQELVLRLARQRAAAGDAVVVVLHDLGLAGAYADRIALLSAGRLRTVGPPEQVLTGALLSEVYRHDIEVLPHPETRLPLVVPRRQHPTRQGKEPRVE
- a CDS encoding biliverdin-producing heme oxygenase — protein: MSDTFSARLRAASWQDHQAAESQRYVSALVAGELPRQRYADLVAQHHFIYQVLEEAADAMREDPLAGDFVDDRLTRLPALEADLAYLLGPDWAGRVGPNLATRRYVARMQEVCFTFAPAFIAHHYTRYLGDLSGGLFIGRQVAQTYGLTEEGGVAFYHFAGIDDPRGYKNAYRARLDALPLDVTAEAALVGEVAVAYRHNSAVLAELGQEQEPKSVASESMESAA
- a CDS encoding DUF2470 domain-containing protein, with the protein product MSAAQGQAGPTQGQPTDPFTAEVVAQVARHMNDDHAADSLLICRSLGGTPQASAARMTDLDADGIDFAATVAGVEVPVRVPFAYRLTERVQVRHEVVRMYQEACAQLGVTPRPADG
- a CDS encoding PQQ-dependent sugar dehydrogenase, with amino-acid sequence MAGWRVAATTLAATALALSATAAHATPYTDPHAEPADLTSAATSAAAEVPLDQISVTSTQVAFGLQRPTAMVAPDDGSGRLFITEKAGRVRIYHPASGLAEAALLDISDRVDTSGNERGLLGIATSPGFAADPAIYLAYTALPDGAVTLSRLPLEAADQQPVPADREEILLSQPHAEYANHNGGQLAFGPDGHLYWSIGDGGGADDVLGTGQDLGTLLGKILRLDVSAACGDLAYCVPTDNPFVDEAGARAEIWAYGLRNPWRFSFDPADGSLWIADVGQGSYEEVNHLRGVAGANLGWSCREGPVEFDPQRCDPAAEYVDPVFHYQTSVGGCAVIGGHVYRGSESAAAGTYLATDYCSATAYAIRPDADGGYDTAVIGELPIQPTTLAVAADGEFYLANDLPGQLHRITFEADEPDPVAECLVDYRVDSDWGSGFTVTVGVTNTGDEPIDGWSLGWSFAGVQQVAVAWNAVITQDESTVTATNAAWNASLPAGGRVEFGFLGSGGAGAGPAPAGFTLNGLPCDAAPTVTTG
- a CDS encoding tetratricopeptide repeat protein, which codes for MEPDSPDPIQIAELVIAWSGGIIAAFALLVTALTVVFVFAGFVGVRELRTIRRTGARARLELDRQRVVAEEIVAQADRAIDQAETLSEQADTLVGRVETAVGRAERQSEQVHLLIEDMRSRLSDFDHRLTTQVEVSYLFNQGEAAYWEGYYEKAVECLRRAVELDPRNPRVRYRLGRSLTNLGEDAAAEEELTTAMAHRLPTDAADRALALLHRYARPDRALAYARNSTKHGPHDAQNWNCLGLLLRDNGDFTAARDAHQQANRLDQELVSTPFFLALLAAHGQALPHARDRSAEAISRLDSSERRAKIKPMWASLIRWTDEVLRGNYAEADLHAAVLYQTCKSSRRAREICDHMDFLLRSLAREEHRDRYLGAIERTWLTSRPC
- a CDS encoding GlsB/YeaQ/YmgE family stress response membrane protein — protein: MEIDGIFSALIIGLIVGALGRLVVPGKQKLKIWVTLLIGVVAALLGTLVASLFGVAETRGVDWIELALQVALAAVGVAAISGAAGKQG
- a CDS encoding LCP family protein is translated as MSAPDAPATTALRALRGTPIWAVLTIAVGALLMATSATAVVGGKLLIDRYTSRIQQQDLLAGAAKVPQEPDGEALDGPITMLLLGVDERGSRPGEMRSDTIIILHVPATHDQAYLVSVPRDTWVEAPAFEPSGYPGGESKITDVFRAGSRNGVGRAGGAQLVALTLKDLTGIEFDGAAIIDFGGFRNVIDALGGVRMCVDQRVKSQHMRLVDGEPSWLAEAREVGGGEELWHEEGCKRMAGWEALDYSRQRYGLPNGDYDRQRHQRQLLKAMVQEASSTGVLTNPAKIDRVITAAGKAFVLDTGGVPIADFVFTLRGITANDLIMVKTNGGGFNPAGFSSTAAERLTPESLEMFDAVRTGTLDDYLLANPDAVQRD
- a CDS encoding Crp/Fnr family transcriptional regulator codes for the protein MTAAYPVRVSFTNHVTAADWQALQQAGQPVQLGRKHGLFLQDEQSRDVFLLLGGAVKVYRTEANGSETMLTVRSTGDLLGDIAALDGTPRSASVSVLRPVTARKLTTEQFLAVVDDRDLHPALRRYTNARLRESDEQRVEIASLPVPQRLARALLRLAKASPDGPNQVSLDLGLSQDGLAQLIGASRNAVVTAISRFRDDRLIATAPRRFMLLDLGRLARIGYSGPRSGSHSST